The Paeniglutamicibacter sulfureus genome includes a region encoding these proteins:
- a CDS encoding aminotransferase class I/II-fold pyridoxal phosphate-dependent enzyme, whose protein sequence is MSHEQSGAREATPRPRNLVNLLPNYSRSPAAGKVRWVASSNESWMSPSPAAVAAMAASVQRSNRYPSLAGDRLVAALSDTLGLPGTQVAVGAGSLALLGQVLAAFAGPGDEVLYAWRSYEAYPILVTLAGARGVQVPLDAAHRHDPEAMLRAITERTAVVLLCNPNNPTGTVLGINEVESFLARVPGRVLVVLDEAYIEFSESSGDTLMLLPKYPNLVILRTFSKAHALAGARAGYLLGGEDIVRAIRKVAPPFGLSAVAEAGAVAALADTDYLLGTVAAVAGEREFLHRKLEARGIGVPCSGGNFLWIPEDGRLATVIERACAAHGVSVRAFDGAGVRVTIGPRLASLAILAALDEPAAARPPQTPQTVLTTHPIHSTGGAS, encoded by the coding sequence ATGTCCCACGAGCAATCCGGCGCACGCGAGGCGACACCACGGCCGCGCAACCTGGTGAACCTGCTGCCGAACTATTCGCGCTCGCCGGCCGCGGGGAAGGTGCGGTGGGTGGCTTCCTCCAACGAATCCTGGATGTCGCCCTCGCCCGCTGCCGTTGCGGCCATGGCGGCCAGCGTGCAACGCTCCAACCGCTATCCGAGCCTGGCCGGGGACCGGCTGGTGGCCGCGCTGTCCGACACGCTCGGGCTGCCCGGCACCCAGGTTGCGGTGGGGGCAGGGTCCCTGGCCCTGCTGGGCCAGGTCCTTGCCGCGTTCGCCGGGCCGGGCGACGAGGTGCTGTACGCCTGGCGCAGCTATGAGGCCTATCCGATCCTGGTCACGCTGGCAGGGGCCCGGGGCGTCCAGGTGCCGCTGGACGCGGCCCATCGCCACGACCCGGAGGCCATGCTCCGTGCCATCACCGAACGCACCGCGGTGGTGCTGCTGTGCAATCCCAACAACCCCACCGGAACGGTGCTGGGGATCAACGAAGTCGAATCCTTCCTCGCGAGGGTTCCGGGCCGGGTGCTCGTGGTGCTCGACGAGGCCTACATCGAGTTCTCCGAATCCAGTGGCGACACCCTGATGCTGCTGCCCAAGTACCCGAACCTGGTGATCCTGCGGACCTTCTCCAAGGCCCATGCCCTGGCCGGGGCGCGGGCCGGATACCTGCTGGGAGGGGAGGACATCGTCCGCGCCATTCGCAAGGTGGCCCCGCCCTTTGGGCTGAGCGCGGTGGCAGAGGCCGGCGCCGTGGCGGCCCTCGCCGACACCGACTACCTGCTCGGCACCGTGGCCGCGGTGGCGGGCGAACGCGAATTCCTGCACCGGAAACTGGAGGCCCGCGGTATTGGCGTCCCATGCAGCGGAGGCAACTTCCTCTGGATCCCGGAAGACGGCCGGCTGGCGACCGTCATCGAACGCGCGTGCGCCGCGCACGGGGTGTCGGTCCGGGCCTTCGACGGCGCGGGAGTGCGGGTGACCATTGGCCCGCGTCTGGCCTCCCTCGCAATCCTGGCCGCCTTGGACGAGCCGGCAGCGGCGCGGCCCCCTCAAACGCCGCAGACAGTACTCACCACCCACCCAATCCACAGCACTGGAGGTGCATCGTGA
- a CDS encoding PDR/VanB family oxidoreductase: MISTSEKHIIEEPVATSQTSEDGFFVVDVVDIRRESESVLSLGIARPDGLALPDWSPGSHIDVMLPNGLLRQYSLCSAPGEPRWRLGVLREPAGRGGSAYIHDQLKPGEQLRVRSPRNNFALGPAPEYVFIAGGIGITPILPMLRAAEASGVPWRLVYLGRSRSSMAFTGELAQYGEKVHVHADDESGLYPLGELLGGPAAGFHAYVCGPGPLLDYIATLTTGWQDPARFHFERFVADAAASAPAAGDHEFTVETTEGLQVQVPVGTSILTALEEVGVQVLNSCREGICGTCETPVVAGEIDHRDSLLSDQEREAGDTMMICVSRCKGGRLVLDI, encoded by the coding sequence GTGATCAGCACAAGTGAAAAGCACATCATCGAGGAACCGGTGGCGACCAGCCAGACGAGCGAGGACGGGTTCTTCGTCGTGGACGTGGTGGACATCCGGCGGGAATCCGAATCGGTTCTCTCCCTGGGCATTGCCCGCCCGGACGGGCTCGCCCTGCCGGACTGGAGTCCGGGATCGCACATCGACGTCATGCTCCCCAACGGGCTGCTGCGCCAATACTCCCTGTGCTCCGCCCCCGGGGAGCCGCGCTGGCGGCTGGGGGTGTTGCGGGAGCCCGCCGGCCGCGGCGGATCCGCCTACATCCACGACCAACTGAAGCCCGGCGAGCAGCTGCGCGTCAGGAGCCCGCGCAACAATTTCGCGCTCGGGCCCGCACCCGAATACGTGTTCATCGCCGGGGGCATCGGCATCACGCCCATCCTGCCCATGCTGCGCGCGGCCGAGGCCTCCGGGGTGCCGTGGCGCCTTGTCTATCTGGGGCGCAGCCGCAGCTCCATGGCCTTCACCGGCGAACTGGCACAGTACGGCGAGAAGGTCCACGTGCACGCGGACGACGAATCCGGGCTCTATCCCCTGGGCGAGCTGCTCGGCGGCCCGGCGGCGGGATTCCACGCCTATGTGTGCGGCCCCGGCCCGCTGCTGGACTACATCGCCACGCTCACCACCGGTTGGCAGGACCCCGCACGGTTCCACTTTGAACGCTTTGTCGCCGACGCGGCCGCGAGCGCGCCTGCCGCGGGAGACCATGAATTCACCGTAGAGACGACCGAAGGCCTTCAGGTGCAGGTTCCGGTGGGCACCAGCATCCTCACCGCACTGGAAGAAGTCGGGGTGCAGGTGCTGAACTCCTGCCGGGAGGGCATCTGCGGGACCTGCGAGACCCCGGTGGTCGCGGGGGAGATCGACCACCGCGATTCGCTGCTCAGCGATCAGGAGCGGGAGGCCGGCGACACCATGATGATCTGCGTGTCGCGTTGCAAGGGCGGGCGCCTGGTGCTGGACATCTAG
- a CDS encoding agmatine deiminase family protein, which produces MSWSMPAETSAQKRVWMAFPHEGYTLGVTGAEAHAARSTWANVAHAVAGFAPVVMVVDPADVEIAARYLDERIEVRTAELNDAWMRDIGPTFVTDEHGGLAAVDWVFNGWGAQDWAAWDKDEKIGAIVAEWAGAPRIASTLVNEGGGIHVDGQGTVLATETVQLDPGRNPGITKAEVEEEFARTLGATKVHWLPRGLTRDSEEFGTRGHVDIVATIPSPGTVLVHMQEDPEHPDYAASREIAASFRGATDARGREFTVIEVPAPATLRDTEGFVDYSYINHLVVNDGVVACTFNDPNDEKALAVLSDAYPGRKVVGVDARELFARGGGIHCITQQEPMPTAK; this is translated from the coding sequence ATGAGTTGGTCAATGCCCGCCGAGACCTCGGCCCAGAAGCGCGTCTGGATGGCCTTCCCCCACGAGGGATACACGCTGGGCGTCACCGGGGCCGAGGCCCACGCGGCTCGCTCGACCTGGGCCAACGTCGCCCACGCGGTGGCCGGGTTCGCCCCGGTCGTCATGGTGGTGGACCCCGCCGACGTGGAAATTGCCGCACGCTATCTCGATGAGCGCATCGAGGTCCGCACGGCCGAGCTCAACGACGCCTGGATGCGCGACATCGGGCCGACCTTCGTTACCGACGAGCACGGCGGGCTCGCCGCGGTGGACTGGGTGTTCAACGGCTGGGGCGCCCAGGACTGGGCTGCCTGGGACAAGGACGAGAAGATCGGTGCCATCGTGGCCGAGTGGGCCGGCGCGCCCCGCATCGCCTCGACCCTGGTCAACGAGGGCGGCGGCATCCACGTCGACGGGCAGGGCACGGTGCTGGCCACCGAGACCGTGCAGCTGGATCCCGGGCGCAACCCCGGCATCACCAAGGCCGAGGTCGAGGAGGAGTTCGCGCGCACCCTGGGCGCCACCAAGGTACATTGGCTCCCGCGCGGGCTGACCCGCGACAGCGAGGAATTCGGCACCCGCGGACATGTGGACATCGTGGCGACCATCCCCTCCCCCGGCACCGTGCTGGTTCACATGCAGGAGGACCCCGAGCACCCGGACTATGCGGCCAGCCGGGAAATCGCCGCGTCCTTCCGCGGCGCCACCGACGCCAGGGGCCGCGAATTCACCGTCATCGAGGTCCCTGCCCCTGCGACGCTGCGCGACACCGAGGGGTTCGTGGACTACAGCTACATCAACCACCTGGTCGTCAACGACGGGGTGGTGGCCTGCACCTTCAACGATCCCAACGACGAAAAGGCCCTTGCCGTCCTTTCCGACGCCTACCCGGGGCGCAAGGTCGTGGGCGTGGATGCCCGTGAGCTATTCGCCCGCGGCGGCGGCATCCACTGCATCACCCAGCAGGAGCCGATGCCGACGGCGAAATGA
- a CDS encoding zinc-dependent alcohol dehydrogenase family protein, whose product MRATLIHGPRDIRVENCPEPTLLADTDAIVRVTASCVCGSDLWPYRGVSQTPRPRRIGHEFIGRIEAVGDGVSTLTVGDFVVAPWANSCGACPPCRHGVQVACEHRAHWGGVDEHGLPVDGGQGEMVRVPNAEGTLVAVPGVTEPDQALSKSLLALSDVMGTGHHAALGARVEPGRSVVVVGDGAVGLCGVLASKRLGATRIIAMSRHSDRAALARAFGATDIVAERGAEAAAKVRELLGGVLADSVLECVGTAESMDQALRCTRPGGALGFVGVPHGDDPLPMSVLFSKNISVAGGAASTRAYLPELLVDVLEGSINPGLVFDSVMDLEQAPEAYRAMDERRAIKVMLIP is encoded by the coding sequence ATGCGCGCCACCCTGATCCACGGACCGCGGGACATCCGCGTCGAAAACTGCCCCGAGCCGACATTGCTCGCCGACACCGACGCCATCGTGCGCGTCACCGCCTCGTGCGTCTGCGGCTCGGACCTCTGGCCCTATCGCGGGGTCAGCCAAACGCCCAGGCCCCGGCGCATCGGCCACGAGTTCATCGGCCGTATCGAGGCGGTCGGCGACGGGGTTTCAACCCTGACCGTGGGCGACTTCGTGGTGGCGCCCTGGGCCAATAGCTGCGGCGCCTGCCCTCCGTGCCGCCACGGCGTCCAGGTCGCTTGCGAACACCGGGCCCATTGGGGCGGGGTGGACGAGCACGGGCTGCCCGTGGACGGCGGGCAAGGCGAGATGGTGCGGGTGCCCAATGCCGAGGGCACGCTCGTCGCGGTCCCCGGGGTCACGGAGCCCGACCAGGCGCTGTCCAAGTCGCTGTTGGCGCTCTCGGACGTCATGGGCACCGGCCACCACGCAGCCCTCGGGGCCCGTGTCGAACCCGGCCGGAGCGTGGTGGTGGTCGGTGACGGGGCCGTGGGTTTGTGCGGGGTGCTCGCGTCCAAGCGACTGGGCGCCACGCGCATCATCGCCATGTCCCGGCACTCCGACCGCGCGGCACTGGCCAGGGCGTTCGGGGCCACCGACATTGTCGCCGAGCGCGGCGCCGAGGCGGCGGCGAAGGTGCGCGAGCTGCTCGGGGGTGTGCTGGCGGACTCCGTGCTCGAATGCGTCGGCACCGCCGAATCCATGGACCAGGCGTTGCGCTGCACCCGGCCCGGCGGTGCCCTGGGCTTCGTGGGCGTCCCGCACGGGGATGACCCGCTGCCGATGTCAGTGCTGTTCTCCAAGAACATCTCAGTGGCTGGCGGGGCCGCCAGTACCCGCGCCTATCTTCCCGAACTGCTCGTCGACGTGCTGGAAGGGAGCATCAACCCGGGCCTGGTCTTCGACTCGGTCATGGATCTCGAGCAGGCTCCGGAGGCGTACAGGGCAATGGATGAGCGTCGGGCCATCAAGGTGATGCTCATTCCGTAA
- a CDS encoding Nramp family divalent metal transporter, with product MSITTPESRPLGDETVDPYALDPRSIMDPPTRWRDRFKFLGPGMITSAAVVGSGELLTATTLGAKAGFMLLWLVLASTFIKVWVQIELGRWSISTGKVAVTGYDEVPPRIGKRGWMAWLILLMFVQFLTSQAGVITASAFAFSSLLPIGPDPYSFLSIGTWVAILVVIAIAIHLGNKYVVVEGISTVLVFLVTIFAVVMVFAIQGTEFSWNVGDLADGMRFQIALGSIGVALSMFGLTGVGAGEITAYTYWCVEKGYASWTGPNDGSEAWVKRARGWISVMKLDAWVSWVVYTVSTAALYMLGAAVLHPQGLEPKGDEVMTTISSIFSTNVGQWGAVVFLVGAGIALFKTIIANVPSLGRQVGNTLAVFGAFDWNNRKQRDRWMRVIMIVLPIVWGLFGTVVSSPLALIVLAGILNAIFLMGVAAATIYLSHKQTDPRVKDGKAFTAMLVLSAVAVFFVGVMGLVNMF from the coding sequence ATGTCTATCACCACCCCCGAGTCGCGCCCGCTGGGCGACGAAACGGTCGACCCGTACGCGTTGGATCCCCGGTCCATCATGGACCCGCCCACCCGCTGGCGGGACAGGTTCAAGTTCCTTGGCCCGGGCATGATCACATCGGCCGCCGTCGTCGGTTCCGGCGAGCTGCTCACCGCCACCACGCTCGGTGCCAAGGCAGGTTTCATGCTGCTCTGGCTGGTGCTGGCTTCCACCTTCATCAAGGTATGGGTGCAGATCGAGTTGGGCCGCTGGTCCATTTCCACCGGCAAGGTCGCCGTCACCGGCTATGACGAGGTCCCGCCGCGGATCGGCAAGCGCGGCTGGATGGCCTGGCTCATCCTGCTGATGTTCGTGCAGTTCCTGACCAGCCAGGCCGGTGTCATCACCGCCTCGGCCTTCGCGTTCTCCTCGCTGCTGCCCATCGGGCCGGACCCGTACTCGTTCCTGTCCATCGGCACCTGGGTGGCCATCCTGGTGGTGATCGCCATCGCGATCCACCTGGGCAACAAGTACGTCGTGGTCGAGGGCATCTCCACGGTGCTGGTCTTCCTGGTGACGATCTTCGCCGTCGTGATGGTCTTCGCCATCCAAGGCACCGAATTCAGCTGGAACGTCGGCGACTTGGCCGACGGCATGCGCTTCCAGATCGCGCTGGGCTCCATCGGCGTGGCCCTGTCCATGTTCGGCCTCACCGGTGTGGGTGCCGGCGAGATCACCGCCTACACCTACTGGTGTGTGGAAAAGGGCTACGCCTCCTGGACCGGCCCCAACGACGGCTCCGAAGCCTGGGTCAAGCGGGCCCGCGGCTGGATCTCCGTGATGAAGCTCGATGCCTGGGTCTCCTGGGTCGTCTACACCGTATCCACCGCCGCCCTCTACATGCTCGGTGCCGCGGTGCTGCACCCGCAGGGCCTGGAGCCCAAGGGCGACGAGGTCATGACAACGATCTCCTCCATCTTCTCCACCAACGTCGGCCAATGGGGTGCCGTGGTGTTCCTGGTCGGTGCCGGCATCGCGCTGTTCAAGACCATCATCGCCAACGTTCCGTCGCTCGGCCGCCAGGTCGGCAACACCCTCGCTGTGTTCGGGGCCTTCGACTGGAACAACCGCAAACAGCGCGACCGCTGGATGCGCGTCATCATGATCGTGCTCCCCATCGTCTGGGGCTTGTTTGGCACCGTCGTCTCCTCTCCGCTGGCCCTGATTGTCCTGGCCGGCATCCTCAACGCCATCTTCCTGATGGGTGTCGCCGCGGCAACCATCTACCTCTCGCATAAGCAGACAGACCCGCGTGTCAAGGACGGCAAGGCCTTCACGGCCATGCTGGTCCTCTCCGCAGTCGCCGTGTTCTTCGTCGGCGTCATGGGTCTTGTCAACATGTTCTAG
- a CDS encoding L-idonate 5-dehydrogenase, giving the protein MQAVVVHGKDDLRVEDIADPVCGAEQVLVAMEWGGICGSDIAYWKSGASGTAVLSAPLVLGHEVSGTVAEIGPDAAAALAARGIGIGSNVTMHPATLVGEHQVPADTADRTNLWPEVRYFGSAAFEPHEQGGFSRLRAVRPEQLRVVPEGVSLKEAALAEPFAVALHAVARAGDVAGKTVLVNGAGPIGALAVAAAKAAGAATVIAADLSDAALDIAARMGADQCVNPASGGVLPQDVDVAIEASGAPRALGGVIAAVRRGGVMVQVGNLPGGEISAALGNIVTREIDYRGSYRFVDEISEALDLMASGVDVSPLMTHEVLLAEALAGFDLAADRSSGSSKVMIRLG; this is encoded by the coding sequence ATGCAGGCAGTTGTTGTGCACGGCAAGGACGACCTGCGGGTCGAGGACATCGCGGATCCCGTCTGCGGCGCCGAGCAGGTCCTGGTGGCCATGGAATGGGGCGGGATCTGTGGGTCGGACATCGCCTATTGGAAGTCCGGCGCCTCGGGCACCGCGGTGCTCTCGGCCCCGCTGGTCCTGGGTCACGAGGTCTCCGGAACGGTCGCCGAAATCGGTCCCGACGCCGCTGCGGCGCTGGCGGCGCGCGGGATCGGCATCGGCAGCAACGTGACGATGCACCCCGCAACCCTGGTTGGCGAGCACCAGGTGCCCGCCGACACCGCGGACCGCACCAACCTGTGGCCCGAGGTGCGCTACTTCGGCTCGGCGGCATTCGAACCGCACGAGCAGGGCGGCTTCAGCCGCCTCCGCGCGGTGCGCCCCGAGCAGCTGCGCGTCGTGCCCGAGGGCGTCTCGCTCAAGGAAGCGGCACTGGCCGAGCCCTTCGCCGTGGCGCTGCATGCGGTGGCCCGCGCCGGAGACGTGGCGGGAAAGACGGTGCTGGTCAACGGCGCCGGACCGATCGGCGCGCTGGCGGTTGCGGCGGCCAAGGCGGCCGGGGCCGCCACGGTCATTGCCGCGGACCTCTCGGATGCTGCCCTGGACATTGCCGCGCGGATGGGAGCGGATCAGTGCGTGAACCCCGCGTCAGGCGGAGTCCTGCCGCAGGACGTGGATGTGGCCATCGAGGCCTCCGGCGCCCCTCGGGCGCTGGGCGGGGTGATCGCCGCGGTGCGCCGCGGCGGGGTCATGGTGCAGGTCGGAAACCTGCCCGGCGGGGAAATCTCCGCGGCGCTGGGGAACATCGTGACCCGCGAGATCGACTACCGCGGTTCCTACCGCTTTGTCGATGAGATCTCCGAGGCGCTCGACCTCATGGCCTCCGGCGTGGACGTCTCACCGTTGATGACGCACGAGGTCCTGCTCGCCGAGGCACTGGCCGGATTCGACCTCGCCGCCGACCGCTCCTCGGGTTCCTCCAAGGTCATGATTCGCCTGGGCTAG
- a CDS encoding bifunctional polysaccharide deacetylase/glycosyltransferase family 2 protein, whose protein sequence is MSSGRRSRLPARSDGIGAHWVLLSAVMLTLGLALAIQGYINHPVDSDAPPGSARASNAGNTPGAVLEGGPIVDPRGEGVRTTAPSADSVALTFNNGPDPMWTPRILDTLREHRVHATFFVTGSAAVRHPELIRRMFAEGHEIGIQTLTNSDLAAVPDWRRQLEIRGAQKVITGITGHSPTLLRPPASYDNAALTQVQWSFMDTAADDGYLTVLSSHDSADNVRPGAEVIADRLTMQEAAGEVVLMHDGGGNRSQTVAALDAALEGASDPGHRFTTVGGSIGVDSSRPASTADTVTGNAFVWGIRITEAVVVAISWALVAAGVLTLLRAVLVMVVAARHKRAERLGREAERDRGWFEQPMRKEILEPASVIVPAYNESAGIEAAVRSIAASHHPVEVIVVDDGSTDGTADIVESLGLPGVVVIRKQNGGKPSALNAGIAAANHELVVMVDGDTVFEPDTVHLLLQRFADPKVGAISGNTKIANRGGILGAWQHIEYVVGFNLDRRLFDVAECMPTVPGAIGAFRREALDRVGGVSDDTLAEDTDLTMALSRDGWRVVYEDEALAWTEAPATLGALWKQRYRWCYGTLQAMWKHRGAMAQSGSAGKLGRRGIGYLMVFQVLLPLFAPVVDVFAIYGLVFLDPLRIAVVWTLFLLIQLVMAGYAFKLDREPMHALWTLPLQQFVYRQLMYLVVIQSVVTAFTGVRLRWHRMERYGSLRVPQAAQERS, encoded by the coding sequence ATGAGTTCGGGACGCCGCTCCAGGCTTCCCGCACGCAGCGACGGGATCGGGGCGCACTGGGTTCTCCTGTCGGCCGTCATGCTGACGCTGGGCCTGGCCTTGGCCATCCAGGGATACATCAACCACCCGGTGGACAGTGACGCTCCCCCCGGTTCCGCGCGCGCCTCCAACGCCGGAAACACCCCCGGCGCCGTCCTGGAGGGTGGCCCCATTGTGGATCCGCGGGGGGAAGGCGTGCGCACCACCGCACCGTCCGCCGACTCCGTGGCCCTGACGTTCAACAACGGGCCGGACCCGATGTGGACACCGAGGATCCTTGACACCTTGCGCGAGCACCGTGTCCATGCCACCTTCTTCGTGACCGGTTCCGCGGCCGTCAGGCACCCCGAGCTCATTCGTCGCATGTTTGCGGAGGGCCATGAGATCGGCATCCAGACGCTCACGAACAGCGACCTTGCCGCGGTGCCCGATTGGCGGCGCCAGCTTGAGATCCGCGGGGCACAGAAAGTCATCACGGGGATCACCGGGCATTCCCCGACCCTCTTGCGCCCGCCGGCCAGCTACGACAATGCGGCGCTCACCCAGGTCCAATGGAGCTTCATGGATACCGCCGCGGACGACGGGTACCTCACCGTCCTGAGCAGCCACGACAGCGCCGACAATGTCCGCCCCGGCGCCGAGGTGATCGCCGATCGGCTCACCATGCAGGAAGCGGCCGGGGAAGTGGTCCTGATGCACGACGGCGGCGGAAACAGGTCCCAGACCGTCGCCGCCCTTGATGCGGCCTTGGAAGGGGCGTCCGACCCGGGCCATCGCTTCACCACGGTCGGCGGCTCGATCGGCGTGGACAGCAGCCGGCCCGCATCCACCGCCGACACCGTCACGGGCAATGCCTTTGTGTGGGGCATCAGGATCACCGAGGCCGTCGTGGTGGCGATTTCCTGGGCGCTCGTGGCGGCCGGGGTGTTGACGCTGTTGCGGGCCGTTCTGGTGATGGTCGTGGCCGCCCGGCACAAACGCGCCGAGCGGCTGGGCCGCGAGGCCGAGCGCGACCGCGGGTGGTTCGAACAGCCGATGCGCAAGGAGATCCTCGAACCTGCCAGCGTGATCGTTCCCGCGTACAACGAGTCGGCCGGAATCGAAGCGGCAGTGCGGTCCATCGCCGCTTCGCACCACCCGGTGGAGGTCATCGTCGTTGACGACGGATCGACCGACGGCACCGCCGACATCGTCGAGTCACTCGGGCTGCCCGGAGTGGTGGTCATCCGCAAGCAGAACGGCGGAAAGCCGTCCGCCTTGAACGCCGGCATTGCGGCGGCCAACCACGAACTGGTGGTGATGGTCGACGGCGACACCGTCTTCGAGCCCGACACCGTCCACCTCCTGCTCCAGCGTTTTGCCGATCCAAAGGTGGGCGCCATCTCCGGCAACACCAAGATTGCCAACCGCGGCGGCATCCTGGGCGCATGGCAGCACATTGAATACGTCGTCGGGTTCAACCTGGACCGCCGCCTGTTCGACGTCGCCGAATGCATGCCCACTGTCCCCGGCGCGATCGGGGCGTTCCGCCGCGAGGCACTGGACCGGGTGGGCGGCGTCAGCGACGACACCCTGGCCGAGGACACCGACCTCACCATGGCCTTGTCCCGCGACGGCTGGCGCGTCGTCTACGAGGACGAGGCACTGGCCTGGACCGAGGCGCCTGCCACCCTCGGCGCCCTGTGGAAGCAGCGGTACCGCTGGTGCTACGGCACCTTGCAGGCCATGTGGAAGCACCGCGGGGCCATGGCCCAGTCGGGATCTGCAGGCAAGCTCGGGCGTCGGGGGATCGGCTACCTGATGGTCTTCCAGGTGCTGCTTCCGTTGTTCGCGCCGGTGGTCGATGTGTTCGCCATCTACGGGCTGGTCTTCCTGGATCCGCTCCGGATCGCCGTGGTCTGGACCCTCTTCCTGCTGATCCAACTGGTCATGGCCGGCTATGCGTTCAAGCTTGACCGCGAGCCGATGCACGCCCTGTGGACGCTCCCGCTGCAGCAGTTCGTCTATCGGCAACTGATGTATCTGGTGGTGATCCAGTCGGTGGTCACCGCGTTCACCGGTGTTCGCCTGCGTTGGCACCGGATGGAGCGCTACGGCAGCCTGCGGGTCCCGCAGGCCGCCCAGGAACGTTCCTAG